Proteins encoded by one window of Lathyrus oleraceus cultivar Zhongwan6 chromosome 1, CAAS_Psat_ZW6_1.0, whole genome shotgun sequence:
- the LOC127081351 gene encoding 1-(5-phosphoribosyl)-5-[(5-phosphoribosylamino)methylideneamino] imidazole-4-carboxamide isomerase, chloroplastic — translation MRNLTSSCSIRAFSSSPLLRSNHLPFLPSSSPSRKSTPSIQCAVQFRPCIDIHKGKVKQIVGSTLKDLKGDDGSDPITNFESDKSAAEYATLYKQDGLKGGHVIMLGADPFSKAASLEALHAYPGGLQVGGGINSDNCLSYIEEGASHVIVTSYVFNNGQMDLERLKDLVRIVGKERLVLDLSCRKKDGKYAIVTDRWQKFSDVSLDAEVMQFLANFADEFLVHGVDVEGKKLGIDEELVALLGNYSPIPVTYAGGVTVMDDLERIKTAGMENVDVTVGSALDIFGGNLAYEDVVAWHNQQKVFVA, via the exons ATGCGCAATCTCACTTCCTCTTGTTCCATAAGAGCTTTCTCATCTTCCCCACTTCTCCGCTCCAATCATCTTCCTTTTCTTCCTTCATCTTCACCTTCCA GAAAATCTACACCTTCAATTCAATGCGCCGTTCAGTTCCGCCCTTGCATCGACATTCACAAG GGGAAAGTGAAACAAATTGTTGGGTCAACCCTTAAAGATTTGAAAGGGGATGATGGGTCGGATCCAATTACCAATTTCGAGTCTGATAAATCAGCAGCTGAGTATGCCACACTTTACAAACAAGATGGACTCAAAGGTGGTCATGTTATCATGCTTGGTGCTGATCCTTTCAGTAAAGCTGCTTCCCTTGAGGCATTGCATGCTTATCCTG GCGGTCTGCAAGTTGGAGGGGGAATAAATTCTGACAATTGTTTGAGTTACATTGAGGAAGGAGCAAGCCATGTCATTGTGACATCT TATGTATTCAACAATGGACAAATGGATCTTGAAAGGCTTAAAGATCTTGTTCGCATTGTTGGAAAGGAGAGGCTTGTGTTGGATCTCAGTTGCAGGAAAAAG GATGGTAAATATGCAATTGTCACCGATAGATGGCAGAAGTTCAGTGACGTGTCACTTGATGCTGAAGTAATGCAGTTTCTTGCCAACTTTGCCGACGAGTTTCTGGTTCATGGTGTGGACGTTGAAGGAAAGAA GTTGGGAATCGATGAAGAGCTCGTCGCTCTGCTTGGCAACTATTCACCG ATTCCTGTCACCTATGCTGGTGGTGTGACTGTGATGGATGATTTAGAGAGGATAAAAACAGCGGGAATGGAAAATGTCGATGTTACCGTAGGAAGTGCCTTGGACATTTTTGGAGGAAACCTGGCTTATGAAGATGTTGTAGCTTGGCATAACCAACAAAAGGTCTTCGTGGCTTAA